One region of Macadamia integrifolia cultivar HAES 741 unplaced genomic scaffold, SCU_Mint_v3 scaffold3172, whole genome shotgun sequence genomic DNA includes:
- the LOC122067857 gene encoding uncharacterized protein LOC122067857, whose translation MDLVADTPQTPTPWTVIGDFNACLQSHEKRGPGNFSLGSAAEFGAMVDACLLSQVPSMGRKFTWTNNRCRGNVCAVLDRGFCNEEWISFFQDCSQQVLPRFASDHSPLLVVSSSSQRPPNCPFRFNNFWTDHEDFDRVVAESWAEWVPGSPILSLMSKLKRLKGALKGWAKQTFPHFERDLDEAKKNLNHVQEEIDSNGLSDQLFRMEADAKTALLKAQENHEKLWAEKARLRWLTYGDRNSKFFHLSAKMRRNRNTIRSLKKQDGSIVEGQTNLGEYIVEFYEGFHKNAPTVDHLDLLDSIPRVLQQVDIFHLDSLPGNAEIMKAVWELDPESSPGPDGFSGKFFRKCWSIVEGDVCNAVKAFFRTSRMPKGVNNTFLILIPKVDGAETLDKYRPLCMSNFFCKIISKVLAMRLERFLPRLISEEQGAFQKGKLIHDNISVASELANLMYSATRGGGLGLKIDIRKAYDTISWSFLFKVIEKFGFSENWITWLHQLLASTKISVLVNGGPQGFFGVERGLRQGDPISPLLFIMAEEVLSRGLTRLTHQKDIMPICGPKGVVTPGHILFADDIFIFSNASSRYVANLKNFLMKYQEFSGQHISFEKSKLFLGKISPTRKQAIAETLGIPICSFPTRYLGVEIFKGRITKEAFLPVLDKVKGRLAGWKGKLLSMAGRVELVRSVISGIPNHNFGIYWWPSALLVTMERWMKNFIWTGEVDTSKPITVKWESVCKPKEEGGLGIRRLRDTNMAMLCKLVWRIKHEKSAANSFLRARFVKKDGSFNRGCRPSSIALGIRKVWKTVEANERWIIGRGDLANFWKDKWWGPRSILEEIQTPDLPPLPCNAKVCDFIRNGEWSLPEVRSHSLRQIFLAIKEVKIPSAQIEDLCIWQLSPLGSFTTSSAWEDIRRVAPAVHWNSLVWHNNLPPRIATFGWRLAHERLPTDELIRKKGIFLVSRCSLCEQYEESMEHIFLHCPFSRDICEKFTSCFAIRWSEHESIDSLFQWWKRKSRSINLKNSWMIGFTIIASQIWRERNIRRYEGKKRNVIYSFQYICQDLALYAGTSKGEVKSIADIMCCRKLGLKIDNPKIVPPLEVHWSEFSSVMEAILVAMNMNARGLWIESDSATVVAATQKMHIPWFVLQKWWFALPFLQSITWKITHCFREANTVADFLAKKAAKSGASDYSTTFPSHVLDDLENDASGRHSFRFC comes from the exons ATGGATTTGGTGGCTGATACTCCTCAAACTCCTACTCCTTGGACTGTTATTGGTGACTTTAATGCATGCCTTCAATCTCATGAGAAACGTGGCCCAGGAAATTTCAGTTTGGGGTCGGCAGCAgaatttggagccatggttgACGCATGTCTTCTATCTCAGGTGCCCTCGATGGGCAGGAAATTCACCTGGACAAACAATCGATGCCGAGGTAATGTCTGTGCTGTTTTGGATAGAGGTTTTTGTAACGAAGAATGGATATCCTTTTTTCAGGACTGTTCTCAACAGGTCCTTCCTCGGTTTGCCTCTGACCATTCCCCTCTGCTTGTGGTCTCAAGTAGCAGCCAGCGCCCTCCAAATTGCCCCTTtcgatttaataatttttggacGGATCATGAGGACTTCGATAGGGTTGTAGCTGAATCCTGGGCGGAGTGGGTTCCAGGGTCACCTATTTTATCCCTAATGTCTAAACTCAAGCGGCTCAAAGGGGCGTTAAAAGGTTGGGCGAAACAGACCTTTCCCCATTTTGAAAGGGATCTCGACGAGGCAAAGAAAAATCTCAACCACGTGCAGGAGGAGATTGACAGTAATGGGTTGTCGGATCAACTATTCCGAATGGAGGCTGATGCTAAAACGGCTCTTCTCAAGGCGCAAGAGAACCATGAAAAGCTTTGGGCAGAAAAGGCGAGACTCAGGTGGTTGACTTATGGGGACAGAAATTCTAAGTTTTTCCATCTATCTGCTAAAATGcgaagaaatagaaatactaTCCGATCCCTCAAAAAACAGGATGGGTCAATTGTGGAAGGGCAAACTAATTTGGGTGAGTATATTGTGGAATTCTATGAGGGATTTCACAAAAATGCTCCAACAGTCGATCATCTTGATCTTTTGGACAGCATTCCGAGGGTTCTCCAACAAGTAGACATATTTCATCTAGACTCTCTTCCTGGTAATGCAGAGATCATGAAGGCGGTCTGGGAGCTTGATCCTGAAAGCTCGCCTGGCCCAGACGGCTTCTCTGGAAAATTTTTCAGGAAGTGTTGGAGCATTGTGGAAGGTGATGTTTGTAATGCGGTGAAAGCCTTCTTCAGAACTAGTCGTATGCCTAAAGGTGTTAACAATACTTTCCTAATTCTGATCCCTAAAGTGGACGGAGCTGAGACTCTGGACAAGTATCGACCATTGTGTATGAGcaattttttctgcaaaataATTTCTAAGGTGTTGGCTATGCGCTTAGAGAGATTTCTCCCCAGGCTCATTTCGGAAGAACAGGGagcttttcaaaaagggaagcTGATCCATGACAACATTAGTGTGGCATCCGAGTTGGCGAACTTGATGTATTCTGCCACGAGAGGGGGTGGCCTTGGTCTAAAAATAGACATCAGAAAGGCATACGATACGATTTCTTGGTCTTTTCTCTTTAAGGTGATAGAAAAATTTGGATTCTCAGAAAATTGGATCACATGGCTGCATCAATTATTGGCTTCAACTAAGATTTCTGTTCTTGTCAATGGAGGCCCGCAGGGCTTCTTTGGCGTGGAGCGAGGATTGAGACAGGGAGACCCTATATCCCCCTTGCTTTTTATCATGGCGGAAGAGGTTCTCTCTCGAGGCCTGACGAGATTGACCCACCAAAAAGATATTATGCCCATTTGTGGCCCTAAAGGCGTTGTAACCCCTGGACACATCTTATTCGCCGATGATATCTTTATCTTCTCGAATGCTTCATCCAGGTATGTGGCTAAccttaaaaattttcttatgaaatatcAGGAGTTCTCTGGTCAACACATCAGCTTCGAGAAAAGCAAGCTCTTTCTAGGGAAAATTTCTCCAACTCGTAAGCAAGCCATCGCTGAGACTTTGGGCATCCCCATTTGCAGCTTTCCAACTCGATACCTTGGTGTTGAGATATTCAAGGGAAGAATCACAAAGGAGGCATTTCTGCCTGTGTTGGATAAAGTAAAGGGGCGCCTTGCTGGATGGAAAGGTAAACTTTTGTCGATGGCGGGCAGGGTGGAGTTGGTTAGATCAGTCATATCCGGTATTCCTAATCATAATTTTGGGATCTATTGGTGGCCCTCTGCTCTCCTTGTAACCATGGAAAGatggatgaagaacttcatctGGACAGGGGAAGTGGATACCTCAAAACCAATTACAGTGAAGTGGGAGTCTGTTTGCAAACCGAAGGAAGAAGGGGGTTTAGGTATCAGAAGACTCAGAGACACGAACATGGCAATGCTGTGTAAATTGGTATGGAGAATAAAGCATGAGAAATCTGCTGCCAATTCTTTTCTTAGAGCCAGATTTGTGAAAAAAGATGGGTCATTTAATAGAGGTTGTCGGCCGTCGTCTATTGCTCTGGGCATCAGAAAGGTGTGGAAGACTGTGGAGGCAAACGAACGTTGGATTATTGGGAGAGGCGATCTAGCAAATTTCTGGAAAGACAAATGGTGGGGCCCTAGGTCTATTCTTGAGGAGATTCAGACTCCTGacctccctcccctcccttgCAATGCTAAGGTTTGTGATTTCATCAGGAATGGCGAATGGTCACTTCCAGAGGTCCGCTCTCACTCTCTCAGacaaattttccttgcaattaaAGAGGTGAAGATTCCCAGTGCCCAAATTGAGGACTTATGTATATGGCAGCTATCTCCTCTTGGTTCTTTTACTACATCGTCAGCGTGGGAGGATATTAGAAGAGTTGCTCCGGCAGTGCATTGGAACTCTTTGGTTTGGCACAATAACCTCCCTCCAAGAATTGCTACTTTTGGATGGCGACTAGCTCATGAGAGACTCCCAACGGACGAGCTTATaaggaaaaaaggaattttcctagtCTCTCGATGTAGCCTCTGTGAGCAGTACGAAGAAAGTATGGAGCATATTTTCCTTCACTGTCCTTTCTCCAGAGATATTTGCGAGAAATTCACCTCTTGTTTCGCAATTCGATGGTCTGAACATGAGTCAATTGATAGCTTATttcagtggtggaagaggaaatcaagaTCGATCAATTTAAAAAACTCTTGGATGATAGGGTTTACCATCATTGCTTCTCAAatctggagggaaagaaatatcagacggtatgaaggaaaaaagaggaatgTGATCTACTCATTTCAATACATCTGCCAGGATCTTGCTCTATATGCAGGGACTTCTAAGGGTGAAGTGAAATCGATTGCTGATATTATGTGTTGCAGAAAACTAGGGCTGAAGATTGATAACCCAAAGATTGTGCCGCCGCtggaagttcattggt ctgaatttagcTCTGTCATGGAAGCAATATTGGTTGCTATGAATATGAACGCAAGGGGCTTGTGGATCGAGTCTGACTCCGCAACTGTAGTGGCTGCAACTCAGAAGATGCATATCCCTTGGTTTGTTTTACAAAAATGGTGGTTTGCTCTCCCATTCCTTCAGTCCATTACATGGAAAATCACCCACTGCTTCCGTGAGGCGAACACTGTGGCAGATTTTTTGGCAAAGAAGGCAGCAAAATCGGGAGCCTCTGACTACTCCACCACTTTTCCCAGTCATGTATTAGATGATTTAGAAAATGATGCCTCGGGTAGGCATAGTTTTCGCTTCTGCTAG
- the LOC122067858 gene encoding uncharacterized protein LOC122067858, translating into MIGTCDFPNLFFNKLGFYGDFIHNNRLNRIPNLWILWRRNLKVPVSVSESEQHVTIALDWGMSHIQISFVHASSFRAGRRALWMDLVADTPQTPTPWTVIGDFNACFQSHEKRGPGNFSLGSAAEFGAMVDACLLSQVPSMGRKFTWTNNRCRGNVCAVLDRVFCNEEWISFFQDCSQQVLPRFASDHSPLLVVSSSSQRPPNCPFRFNNFWTDHEDFDRVVAESWAEWAPGSPILSLMSKLKRLKGALKGWAKQTFPHFERDLDEAKKNLNHVQEEIDSNGLSDQLFRMEADAKTALLKAQENHEKLWAEKARLRWLTYGDRNSKFFHLSAKMRRNRNTIRSLKKQDGSIVEGQTNLGEYIVEFYEGFHKNAPTVDHLDLLDSIPRVLQQVDIFHLDSLPGNAEIMKAVWALDPESSPGPDGFSGKFFRKCWSIVEGDVCNAVKAFFRTSRMPKGVNNTFLILIPQVDGAETLDKYRPLCMSNFFCKIISKVLAMRLERFLPRLISEEQGAFQKGKLIHDNISVASELANLIKLDHRLHQLLASTKISVLINGGPQGFFGVERGLRQGDPISPLLFIMAEEVLSRGLTRLTHQKDIMPICGPKGVVTPGHILFADDIFIFSNASSRYVANLKNFLMKYQEFSGQHISFEKSKLFLGKISPTRKQAIAETLGIPICSFPTRYLGVEIFKGRITKEALLPVLDKVKGRLAGWKGKLLSMAGRVELVRSVISGIPNHNFAIYWWPSALLVTMERWMKNFIWAGEVDTSKPITVKWESVCKPKEEGGLGIRRLRDTNMAMLCKLVWRIKHEKSAANSFLRARFVKKDGSFNRGFRPSSIALGIRKVWKTVEANERWIIGRGDLANFWKDKWWGPRSILEEIQTSDLPPLPCKAKVCDFIRNGEWSLPEVCSHSLRQIFLAIKEVKIPSAQFEDLCIWQLSPLGSFTTSSAWEDIRRVAPAVHWNSLVWHNNLPPRIATFGWRLAHERLPTDELIRKKGIFLVSRCCLCEQYEERTSKGEVKSIADILCCRKLGLKIDNPKIVPPLEVHWSEFSAVMEAILVAMNMNARGLWIESDSAAVVAATQKMHIPWFVLQKWRFALPFLQSITWKITHCFREANTVADFLAKKAAKSGASDYSTTFPSHVLDDLENDASGRHSFRFC; encoded by the exons ATGATAGGTACCTGTGACTTTCccaatttgttttttaataaactaGGCTTTTACGgtgattttattcataacaaTAGGCTCAATAGAATTCCAAATCTTTGGATCCTGTGGAGAAGAAATTTGAAGGtccctgtttctgtttctgagtCTGAACAGCATGTTACAATTGCTTTGGATTGGGGTATGAGCCATATCCAGATTTCCTTTGTTCATGCTAGCAGCTTTAGGGCGGGGCGAAGAGCTTTATGGATGGATTTGGTGGCTGATACTCCTCAAACTCCTACTCCTTGGACTGTTATTGGTGACTTTAATGCATGCTTTCAATCTCATGAGAAACGTGGCCCAGGAAATTTCAGTTTGGGGTCGGCAGCAgaatttggagccatggttgACGCATGTCTTCTATCTCAGGTGCCCTCGATGGGCAGGAAATTCACCTGGACAAACAATCGATGCCGAGGTAATGTCTGTGCTGTTCTGGATAGAGTTTTTTGTAACGAAGAATGGATATCCTTTTTTCAGGACTGTTCTCAACAGGTCCTTCCTCGGTTTGCCTCTGACCATTCCCCTCTGCTTGTGGTCTCAAGTAGCAGCCAGCGCCCTCCAAATTGCCCCTTtcgatttaataatttttggacGGATCATGAGGACTTCGATAGGGTTGTAGCTGAATCCTGGGCGGAGTGGGCTCCAGGGTCACCTATTTTATCCCTAATGTCTAAACTCAAGCGGCTCAAAGGGGCATTAAAAGGTTGGGCGAAACAGACCTTTCCCCATTTTGAAAGGGATCTCGACGAGGCAAAGAAAAATCTCAACCACGTGCAGGAGGAGATTGACAGTAATGGGTTGTCGGATCAACTGTTCCGAATGGAGGCTGATGCTAAAACGGCTCTTCTCAAGGCGCAAGAGAACCATGAAAAGCTTTGGGCAGAAAAGGCGAGACTCAGGTGGTTGACTTATGGGGACAGAAATTCTAAGTTTTTCCATCTATCTGCTAAAATGcgaagaaatagaaatactaTCCGATCCCTCAAAAAACAGGATGGGTCAATTGTGGAAGGGCAAACTAATTTGGGTGAGTATATTGTGGAATTCTATGAGGGATTTCACAAAAATGCTCCAACAGTCGATCATCTTGATCTTTTGGACAGCATTCCGAGGGTTCTCCAACAAGTAGACATATTTCATCTAGACTCTCTTCCTGGTAATGCAGAGATCATGAAGGCGGTCTGGGCGCTTGATCCTGAAAGCTCGCCTGGCCCAGACGGCTTCTCTGGAAAATTTTTCAGGAAGTGTTGGAGCATTGTGGAAGGTGATGTTTGTAATGCGGTGAAAGCCTTCTTCAGGACTAGTCGTATGCCTAAAGGTGTTAACAATACTTTCCTAATTCTGATCCCTCAAGTGGACGGAGCTGAGACTCTGGACAAGTATCGACCATTGTGTATGAGcaattttttctgcaaaataATTTCTAAGGTGTTGGCTATGCGCTTAGAGAGATTTCTCCCCAGGCTCATTTCGGAAGAACAGGGagcttttcaaaaagggaagcTGATCCATGACAACATTAGTGTGGCATCCGAGTTGGCGAACTTGAT AAAATTGGATCACAGGCTGCATCAATTATTGGCTTCAACTAAGATTTCTGTTCTTATCAATGGAGGCCCGCAGGGCTTCTTTGGCGTGGAGCGAGGATTGAGACAGGGAGACCCTATATCCCCCTTGCTTTTTATCATGGCGGAAGAGGTTCTCTCTCGAGGCCTGACGAGATTGACCCACCAAAAAGATATTATGCCCATTTGTGGCCCTAAAGGCGTTGTAACCCCTGGGCACATCTTATTCGCCGATGATATCTTTATCTTCTCGAATGCTTCATCCAGGTATGTGGCTAAccttaaaaattttcttatgaaatatcAGGAGTTCTCTGGTCAACACATCAGCTTCGAGAAAAGCAAGCTCTTCCTAGGGAAAATTTCTCCAACTCGTAAGCAAGCCATCGCTGAGACTTTGGGCATCCCCATTTGCAGCTTTCCAACTCGATACCTTGGTGTTGAGATATTCAAGGGAAGAATCACAAAGGAGGCATTGCTGCCTGTGTTGGATAAAGTAAAGGGGCGCCTTGCTGGATGGAAAGGTAAACTTTTGTCGATGGCGGGCAGGGTGGAGTTGGTTAGATCAGTCATATCCGGTATTCCCAATCATAATTTTGCGATCTATTGGTGGCCCTCTGCTCTCCTTGTAACCATGGAAAGatggatgaagaacttcatctGGGCAGGGGAAGTGGATACCTCAAAACCAATTACAGTGAAGTGGGAGTCTGTTTGCAAACCGAAGGAAGAAGGGGGTTTAGGTATCAGAAGACTCAGAGACACGAACATGGCAATGCTATGTAAATTGGTATGGAGAATAAAGCATGAGAAATCTGCTGCCAATTCCTTTCTTAGAGCCAGATTTGTGAAAAAAGATGGGTCATTTAATAGAGGTTTTCGGCCGTCGTCTATTGCTCTGGGCATCAGAAAGGTGTGGAAGACTGTGGAGGCAAACGAACGTTGGATTATTGGGAGAGGCGATCTAGCAAATTTCTGGAAAGACAAATGGTGGGGCCCTAGGTCTATTCTTGAGGAGATTCAGACTTCTGacctccctcccctcccttgCAAAGCTAAGGTTTGTGATTTCATCAGGAATGGAGAATGGTCACTTCCAGAGGTCTGCTCTCACTCTCTCAGacaaattttccttgcaattaaAGAGGTGAAGATTCCCAGTGCCCAATTTGAGGACTTATGTATATGGCAGCTATCTCCTCTTGGTTCTTTTACTACATCGTCAGCGTGGGAGGATATTAGAAGAGTTGCTCCGGCAGTGCATTGGAACTCTTTGGTTTGGCACAATAACCTCCCTCCAAGAATTGCTACTTTTGGATGGCGACTAGCTCATGAGAGACTCCCAACGGACGagcttataagaaaaaaaggaattttcctagtCTCTCGATGTTGCCTCTGTGAGCAGTACGAAGAAA GGACTTCTAAGGGTGAAGTGAAATCGATTGCTGATATTTTGTGTTGCAGAAAACTGGGGCTGAAGATTGATAACCCAAAGATTGTGCCGCCGCtggaagttcattggt ctgaatttagcGCTGTCATGGAAGCAATATTGGTTGCTATGAATATGAACGCAAGGGGCTTGTGGATCGAGTCTGACTCCGCAGCTGTAGTGGCTGCAACTCAGAAGATGCATATCCCTTGGTTTGTTTTACAAAAATGGCGGTTTGCTCTCCCATTCCTTCAGTCCATTACATGGAAAATCACCCACTGCTTCCGTGAGGCGAACACTGTGGCAGATTTTTTGGCAAAGAAGGCAGCAAAATCGGGAGCCTCTGACTACTCCACCACTTTTCCCAGTCATGTATTAGATGATTTAGAAAATGATGCCTCGGGTAGGCATAGTTTTCGCTTCTGCTAG